Proteins found in one Deinococcus fonticola genomic segment:
- a CDS encoding GerMN domain-containing protein, translated as MSALRRLFSLFNVLALLVLLAAAYTYQLVQRPVALPALPKLQLTEVHPVKLKVYYTDKQVQTLKPLERTVNVAEETPTALAQAATDAWARGPGGLGDDILPVLPAGTPAPRIYVRGVHYYADLPAAYGKLNYGTSGERVLLCSLTRTLLDKRGDDVTFLLDGKNIDTLGHLDLRDAFTRQDCMDQ; from the coding sequence ATGAGTGCCCTGCGCCGCCTATTCTCGCTGTTCAACGTGCTGGCCCTGCTGGTGCTGCTGGCCGCCGCCTACACCTATCAACTGGTGCAGCGTCCCGTCGCGCTGCCTGCGTTGCCGAAACTGCAACTCACGGAAGTCCACCCGGTGAAACTGAAGGTGTACTACACCGACAAGCAGGTGCAGACCCTCAAACCCCTCGAGCGCACTGTGAACGTCGCCGAGGAAACCCCCACGGCCCTGGCGCAGGCCGCCACGGACGCCTGGGCGCGCGGCCCCGGTGGGCTGGGCGACGATATTCTGCCGGTGTTGCCCGCCGGGACGCCCGCCCCGCGCATCTACGTGCGTGGCGTCCACTACTACGCCGACCTGCCGGCCGCCTACGGGAAACTGAATTACGGCACCAGCGGCGAACGCGTGCTGCTGTGCTCGCTGACCCGCACGCTGCTGGACAAACGCGGCGACGACGTGACCTTTCTGCTGGACGGCAAGAACATCGACACGCTGGGGCACCTCGACCTGCGCGACGCCTTTACGCGCCAGGACTGCATGGATCAATGA
- a CDS encoding AAA family ATPase, translated as MIRAITLQGFKSFADRTRLEFAGGVCAVIGPNGSGKSNVVEAIRWATHGARARELRAGRGTELIFHGSGGKAPLGLAEVTLELLTPQGRVNVARRVYRDGTGEQDLNGRGVRARDVQAALRGTGLGPGGLAVIGQGEVSGVVQAEGKTLLGYLQEAAGLSRSVTVRQETEHRLKEADAHLRELQLLLDERRHASERLARAAAQAREHRDLTLRVLTLEDALKRERQASLAREIAQARADAQAAQTRSAELGREVQAAAQRVEEAREHAQEARARRNAYAGALETLRAAREAHAQAARYRQHLQTEADTLNHELQQLPHTAPVQEAPDLPALQERVRSLRAEAEAAENRARKLDVELGRARTQAAQAAEAAARADASLDTLRAELERAEGNLESTQQALAEAHEKHLRASERRAGAEETFAELASRRAALQATERHLNAEQSRLNASLAPLRRERERLEAALNSYSRYGEGARNALRLDHPGIVGSVADLLSVPAEYETAISAALGRRLEQVVVHSGEDAREIIEELKRVGGRATFLPLDLIRPRARRDTGLLREDGVIGNLADLCPTDPPLVGEAILADTLLVQDLRAANRLARTHQSRPRLVTLDGELVEPGGAISGGRLRDTGSAVLSDQRRFQELDAEIEQAEAGIQQLGVTLQSTLQEVQQGAAQHDTLLQARETAAQDERAAERRVTELGAQQRSLLANRDRLQERLNAPQPVPELHLQWPDMGALETQLLEVRQSAEQFREQEREAVEELALARELDAAWKAFHTAQSRAVQLRARQDTNQAAVTAQDAHLAAAQDEVGCREAALGSLDETEFPRAEAARDEAALAYSNLIAEQNRVRTRLDDLKVLVARREGSLEPLLDGCSPPGTPREWTAELNRARAALEQMGPVNARAEADHALELALLASQQAELQDASTAAQELRTHLSELETVEGHATDAAFGRVNTAFREYSAELLGGVGELEAERSEEGRLTGVRLAVQPRGKRTRSMTLLSAGERTMAGLGFLFALNHAGGEDGMGGLPLAVLDEVDAPLDEANIRRFTAFLERFGQRGTQFLLVTHQKATMEVAQALWGVTTDQGGASRILSIRQREDSLS; from the coding sequence TTGATCCGCGCCATTACCTTGCAGGGCTTCAAATCGTTCGCGGATCGCACGCGCCTGGAATTCGCGGGGGGCGTGTGCGCGGTCATCGGGCCGAACGGCAGTGGGAAAAGCAACGTGGTGGAGGCGATTCGCTGGGCCACGCACGGGGCGCGGGCGCGAGAGTTGCGGGCCGGGCGCGGCACGGAGCTGATCTTTCACGGTTCGGGCGGTAAAGCGCCGCTGGGTCTGGCGGAAGTGACTCTGGAACTGCTGACCCCACAGGGGCGCGTGAATGTGGCCCGCCGGGTGTACCGCGACGGCACGGGCGAGCAGGACCTGAACGGGCGCGGCGTCCGGGCGCGGGACGTGCAGGCGGCGCTGCGCGGCACGGGGCTGGGGCCGGGCGGTCTGGCCGTGATCGGGCAGGGCGAGGTGAGCGGCGTCGTGCAGGCCGAGGGCAAAACCCTGCTGGGCTACCTGCAGGAAGCGGCGGGTCTCTCGCGTTCTGTGACCGTGCGGCAGGAAACCGAGCACCGTCTGAAAGAGGCGGACGCCCACCTGCGCGAGTTGCAACTGCTGCTGGACGAGCGCCGGCACGCCAGCGAGCGCCTGGCCCGCGCCGCCGCGCAGGCCCGCGAGCACCGCGACCTGACCCTGCGCGTGCTGACGCTGGAGGACGCCCTGAAACGCGAGCGTCAGGCCAGCCTGGCGCGTGAAATAGCGCAGGCCAGAGCGGACGCGCAGGCCGCACAGACCCGCAGCGCCGAACTGGGCCGCGAGGTGCAGGCCGCCGCGCAGCGCGTCGAGGAGGCCCGCGAGCACGCACAGGAAGCCAGAGCCCGCCGGAACGCCTATGCGGGCGCTCTGGAAACCCTGCGGGCGGCCCGTGAAGCGCACGCACAGGCCGCTCGTTACCGCCAGCACCTTCAAACTGAAGCGGACACCCTGAACCACGAATTACAACAACTGCCGCATACCGCGCCCGTGCAGGAGGCTCCGGATCTGCCCGCTTTGCAGGAACGGGTGCGGTCGCTGCGCGCCGAGGCAGAAGCCGCAGAAAACCGCGCCCGGAAGCTGGACGTGGAACTGGGCCGCGCGCGCACGCAGGCCGCGCAGGCGGCCGAGGCAGCCGCCCGTGCCGACGCCAGCCTGGACACGCTGCGGGCCGAACTGGAGCGCGCCGAGGGGAACCTGGAAAGCACGCAGCAGGCCCTGGCCGAAGCGCACGAGAAGCACCTGCGGGCCAGCGAACGCCGCGCCGGCGCCGAGGAGACCTTCGCGGAACTGGCCAGCCGCCGCGCCGCCCTGCAAGCCACAGAGCGCCACCTGAACGCCGAGCAATCGCGCCTGAACGCCAGCCTGGCCCCCCTGAGGCGCGAACGCGAACGCCTGGAAGCCGCGCTGAACAGTTACTCCCGTTACGGCGAAGGCGCGCGCAACGCCCTGCGCCTCGATCATCCCGGCATCGTGGGTTCCGTCGCCGACCTGCTCAGCGTTCCCGCCGAGTACGAAACGGCCATCAGCGCCGCACTGGGCCGCCGCCTGGAGCAGGTGGTGGTTCACAGCGGGGAAGACGCCCGCGAAATCATCGAGGAACTTAAGCGCGTGGGGGGGCGCGCCACCTTCCTGCCCCTCGACCTGATCCGTCCCCGTGCCCGCCGGGACACTGGCCTGCTGCGCGAGGACGGCGTGATCGGTAACCTCGCTGACCTGTGTCCCACCGACCCCCCGCTGGTGGGCGAGGCTATTCTGGCAGATACGCTGCTGGTGCAGGATTTGCGCGCTGCGAACCGCCTGGCCCGAACGCACCAGAGCCGCCCGCGCCTCGTCACGCTGGACGGCGAACTGGTGGAACCCGGCGGGGCGATCTCAGGCGGCCGCCTGCGCGACACGGGCAGCGCCGTGCTGTCGGATCAACGGCGTTTTCAGGAACTGGACGCTGAAATCGAGCAGGCTGAAGCCGGCATCCAACAATTGGGTGTCACCCTTCAAAGTACGCTGCAGGAGGTGCAGCAGGGCGCTGCGCAGCACGACACCCTCCTTCAGGCCCGCGAGACCGCCGCGCAGGACGAACGAGCAGCCGAACGCCGCGTCACGGAACTCGGCGCCCAGCAGCGTAGCCTGCTGGCCAACCGTGACCGGCTGCAGGAACGCCTGAATGCCCCCCAGCCGGTGCCGGAACTCCACCTTCAATGGCCTGATATGGGCGCCCTGGAAACCCAGTTGCTGGAAGTGCGCCAGAGCGCTGAACAGTTCCGCGAGCAGGAACGCGAGGCCGTGGAGGAACTCGCGCTGGCCCGCGAACTGGACGCCGCCTGGAAAGCCTTCCACACCGCCCAGTCCCGCGCGGTGCAGCTGCGCGCCCGGCAGGACACCAACCAGGCTGCCGTAACCGCGCAGGATGCTCACCTGGCCGCCGCGCAGGATGAAGTCGGGTGCCGCGAGGCCGCGCTGGGTTCCCTGGACGAGACGGAATTCCCCCGCGCCGAAGCGGCCCGCGACGAGGCCGCGCTGGCCTACAGCAACCTGATCGCCGAACAGAACCGCGTCCGCACCCGCCTGGATGACCTGAAGGTGCTGGTGGCCCGCCGTGAGGGCAGCCTGGAACCCCTTCTCGACGGGTGCAGTCCGCCCGGCACGCCCCGCGAGTGGACGGCGGAACTGAACCGCGCCCGCGCCGCGCTGGAACAGATGGGGCCAGTCAACGCCCGCGCCGAGGCCGATCACGCCCTGGAGCTGGCCCTCCTCGCCAGTCAGCAGGCCGAGCTGCAAGACGCCAGTACGGCCGCGCAGGAACTCCGCACACACCTGTCCGAACTGGAAACGGTGGAAGGCCACGCCACCGACGCCGCCTTCGGGCGCGTGAACACCGCTTTTCGTGAATACAGCGCCGAACTGCTGGGCGGTGTGGGCGAGCTGGAAGCCGAACGCAGCGAGGAAGGCCGCCTGACAGGCGTGCGCCTGGCCGTGCAGCCCAGAGGAAAGCGCACCCGCAGCATGACGCTGCTTTCGGCCGGGGAAAGAACCATGGCGGGCCTGGGGTTTCTGTTCGCCCTGAACCACGCCGGCGGTGAGGACGGCATGGGCGGCCTGCCGCTCGCCGTCCTCGACGAGGTGGACGCGCCCCTGGACGAAGCGAACATTCGCCGCTTCACGGCCTTCTTGGAGCGCTTCGGGCAGCGCGGCACCCAGTTTCTGCTGGTCACGCACCAGAAAGCCACCATGGAGGTCGCGCAGGCCCTGTGGGGCGTCACCACCGATCAGGGCGGAGCGAGCCGCATCCTCAGCATCCGCCAGCGTGAAGATTCCCTGTCGTAA
- the lepB gene encoding signal peptidase I, with translation MTRQDAPATPVKAKPTATPLQKLWKEVLEPIVFAVVITQFLATLVGVDGNSMMPNLRNRERVFVPKYETWLHKAGVGDFKRGDILIFKPPREAAAQIGNLNKSAFGLWNYRPFLIKRLIGLPGDRISISGGEVTVNGTKLDSSWTTDYWRQQGCWDNQSDLANNAAAGRIGAVQQAQEITVPDGQYFLMGDNRTMNGSEDSRMFGPVPMRDIAGRAAAVVWPIMRKTTAKYDCANETVAELSGPNELNWRALSRPEGFSELTK, from the coding sequence ATGACTCGTCAAGACGCGCCCGCCACTCCTGTGAAGGCCAAACCAACAGCCACGCCGCTGCAAAAACTCTGGAAGGAAGTCCTGGAACCCATCGTGTTCGCGGTGGTCATCACCCAGTTTCTGGCCACGCTGGTCGGCGTGGACGGCAATAGCATGATGCCCAACCTGCGTAACCGCGAGCGCGTGTTCGTCCCCAAGTACGAGACATGGCTGCACAAGGCCGGCGTCGGGGACTTCAAGCGCGGCGACATCCTGATTTTCAAACCCCCCCGCGAGGCCGCCGCGCAGATCGGCAACCTGAACAAAAGTGCGTTTGGCCTGTGGAATTACCGCCCCTTCCTGATCAAGCGCCTGATCGGGCTGCCCGGCGACAGGATCAGCATTTCCGGCGGGGAAGTCACCGTGAACGGCACCAAACTCGACAGCAGCTGGACCACCGACTACTGGCGGCAGCAGGGCTGCTGGGACAACCAGAGCGACCTGGCCAACAACGCCGCGGCGGGCCGCATCGGGGCGGTGCAGCAGGCCCAGGAAATCACCGTGCCGGACGGGCAGTACTTCCTGATGGGCGACAACCGCACCATGAACGGCAGCGAGGACTCGCGCATGTTCGGCCCGGTGCCCATGCGTGACATCGCCGGGCGCGCCGCCGCCGTGGTGTGGCCCATCATGCGCAAGACCACCGCCAAGTACGACTGCGCCAACGAAACCGTCGCGGAACTCAGCGGCCCGAACGAACTGAACTGGCGTGCCCTGAGTCGCCCCGAGGGCTTCAGCGAACTGACGAAGTAA
- a CDS encoding ABC transporter ATP-binding protein gives MTVPTPSPALEARHLHHAFGPATVLHGVSLSVQPGEVVAVSGPSGSGKSTLLHLLGGLDVPQQGEVWWAGERVDTLDTQARAVRRAGRLGLVFQHHYLLEDLTILQNVQVPLMLSGTGDPQHAQTLLKRVGLGERSREMPGVLSGGERQRVAIARALAGQPAAVLADEPTGSLDRANAQRVAGLLLELAREQRAGVLLVTHDESLAASADRALHLLDGRIVESAGEGAVGERPAATLFS, from the coding sequence ATGACTGTGCCCACACCGTCCCCCGCCCTGGAAGCCCGGCACCTGCACCACGCTTTCGGGCCGGCGACGGTGCTGCACGGCGTGAGCCTGAGCGTGCAGCCCGGCGAGGTGGTCGCCGTAAGCGGGCCGAGCGGCAGCGGCAAAAGCACCCTGCTGCACCTGCTGGGCGGCCTGGACGTGCCGCAGCAGGGCGAGGTGTGGTGGGCCGGCGAGCGCGTGGACACGCTGGATACCCAGGCCCGCGCCGTGCGCCGCGCCGGGCGCTTGGGCCTGGTGTTCCAGCACCACTACCTGCTCGAAGACCTGACCATCCTGCAAAACGTGCAGGTGCCGCTGATGCTGAGCGGAACCGGTGACCCGCAGCACGCCCAGACGCTGCTGAAGCGCGTGGGCCTGGGGGAACGGAGCCGCGAGATGCCGGGCGTCCTGAGCGGCGGCGAACGCCAGCGCGTCGCCATCGCCCGCGCCCTGGCCGGGCAGCCCGCCGCCGTGCTGGCCGACGAACCCACCGGCAGCCTCGACCGCGCCAACGCCCAGCGAGTCGCGGGGTTGCTGCTGGAACTGGCCCGCGAGCAGCGGGCCGGCGTGCTGCTGGTCACGCACGACGAGTCGCTGGCCGCTTCGGCCGACCGCGCCCTGCACCTGCTGGACGGCAGAATCGTGGAGTCTGCAGGGGAAGGAGCAGTGGGCGAGCGCCCGGCGGCCACCCTCTTCTCTTAA